One stretch of Nicotiana tabacum cultivar K326 chromosome 18, ASM71507v2, whole genome shotgun sequence DNA includes these proteins:
- the LOC107781020 gene encoding putative receptor-like serine/threonine-protein kinase At5g57670 isoform X4, with protein MMVSSTKPTKILVGISLNVEESKEILAWAIRVLANPNDTIIALHIVVAGEKSKRFGDQRKEETKKWQSVTKNQTQIRQAKAFVISMMGEFTETCQSKQVGLEARVGFSSNAGRGLIKEAKSIPADYLLIGGKKNKTCRYPFTIAKYCCERVPDNCSLVVVARKSGQLPHNVQSNSIRVQENHQPSSRWPKENNSPSSNKQIITRSSPKTVLNGCEGEEDSSSFGESSITKSSSSVSSQFKVQQEYFKKPMSPLRRISSFLRSPFDSSSRKKSASFQHKEKQQPPLKCFSYEEIACSTNYFHLENLVGQGGYSDVYRGDFEDGRTIAVKRLAKDSNNMNKEKEFLMELGVISHVNHPNTASLVGYCIENGFYLIFKFYPNGTLSSALHGKSSKALEWPMRYKIALGIARGLHYLHKCCKHRIIHRDIKASNVLLGPDYEPQISDFGLAKWLPNKWTHHAVIPIEGTFGYLAPEYFMHGIVDEKIDVFAFGILLLEIITGRRPVDSSRQNLLLWVLELLRYGDDSEAARSWRIPKFTSDEVDDYSMVFGYDLPSDLILEDLF; from the exons atgaTGGTTTCAAGTACTAAACCTACAAAAATTCTTGTAGGAATTTCTTTGAATGTTGAGGAAAGTAAAGAAATTCTTGCTTGGGCAATTAGAGTTTTAGCTAATCCTAATGATACCATTATAGCACTACACATTGTTG TGGCAGGAGAGAAAAGCAAGAGATTTGGTGATCAAAGGAAAGAAGAAACCAAGAAATGGCAGTCTGTAACAAAAAATCAAACTCAAATTCGACAGGCAAAAGCATTTGTTATTTCTATGATGGGAGAATTTACAGAAACATGTCAATCTAAACAG gTAGGTTTAGAGGCTAGAGTTGGTTTTAGTTCTAATGCAGGAAGAGGTTTAATTAAAGAAGCTAAAAGTATTCCAGCTGATTATCTTCTCATTGGTGgaaaaaagaataaaacttgCAG ATATCCATTCACAATTGCAAAGTATTGTTGTGAAAGAGTTCCAGATAATTGTTCATTAGTTGTGGTAGCAAGAAAATCAGGGCAACTACCACATAACGTTCAATCCAATTCAATTCGTGTCCAAG AAAATCATCAACCTAGTTCAAGATGGCCTAAAGAAAACAACTCTCCTTCTTCAAATAAGCAAATTATTACAAGAAGTTCACCAAAAACTGTACTAAACGGTTGTGAAGGAGAAGaagatagttcaagttttggagaATCTTCAATTACTAAATCTTCATCATCAGTTTCAAGCCAATTTAAAGTACAACAAGAATATTTCAAGAAGCCAATGTCTCCGTTGAGGCGAATTTCGTCGTTTTTGCGTTCGCCTTTCGATTCAAGCTCGAGGAAGAAGAGTGCAAGTTTTCAGCATAAGGAAAAACAACAGCCTCCATTGAAGTGTTTTAGCTATGAGGAgattgcatgttctacaaactatTTTCATCTAG AGAATTTAGTGGGACAAGGAGGATATTCAGATGTATACAGAGGAGATTTTGAAGATGGAAGAACAATTGCAGTAAAGAGATTAGCAAAGGACAGTAATAATATgaacaaagaaaaagaattcCTAATGGAATTAGGTGTAATTAGTCATGTTAATCATCCAAATACAGCAAGTTTAGTTGGTTATTGCATTGAAAATGGCTTCTATCTCATCTTCAAGTTTTATCCAAATGGTACTCTCTCTTCTGCATTACATG GAAAATCAAGCAAAGCACTTGAATGGCCGATGAGATATAAAATTGCCCTTGGAATTGCAAGAGGTTTACATTATCTTCACAAATGTTGTAAACATCGTATAATACATCGCGATATTAAAGCCTCAAATGTTCTATTAGGACCAGACTACGAGCCACAG ATATCAGATTTTGGGCTAGCAAAATGGCTACCAAATAAATGGACACACCATGCTGTAATTCCAATTGAGGGTACATTTGGATACTTAGCACCAGAATATTTCATGCATGGAATTGTGGATGAAAAAATTGATGTTTTTGCTTTTGGAATTCTTCTTCTGGAAATTATCACTGGGAGAAGGCCTGTGGACTCATCAAGACAAAATCTACTTTTATGG GTGTTAGAGTTGTTGAGATATGGGGATGATTCTGAAGCAGCAAGGAGTTGGAGAATACCAAAATTTACGAGTGATGAAGTTGATGATTACTCAATGGTTTTTGGATATGATCTTCCTTCTGATTTAATTTTGGAAGACCTTTTCTAA
- the LOC107781020 gene encoding putative receptor-like serine/threonine-protein kinase At5g57670 isoform X3: MAGEKSKRFGDQRKEETKKWQSVTKNQTQIRQAKAFVISMMGEFTETCQSKQVGLEARVGFSSNAGRGLIKEAKSIPADYLLIGGKKNKTCRYPFTIAKYCCERVPDNCSLVVVARKSGQLPHNVQSNSIRVQENHQPSSRWPKENNSPSSNKQIITRSSPKTVLNGCEGEEDSSSFGESSITKSSSSVSSQFKVQQEYFKKPMSPLRRISSFLRSPFDSSSRKKSASFQHKEKQQPPLKCFSYEEIACSTNYFHLENLVGQGGYSDVYRGDFEDGRTIAVKRLAKDSNNMNKEKEFLMELGVISHVNHPNTASLVGYCIENGFYLIFKFYPNGTLSSALHGKSSKALEWPMRYKIALGIARGLHYLHKCCKHRIIHRDIKASNVLLGPDYEPQISDFGLAKWLPNKWTHHAVIPIEGTFGYLAPEYFMHGIVDEKIDVFAFGILLLEIITGRRPVDSSRQNLLLWATPLMEAGKLIELADPKLEDEFDMDELHKMVLTASYCVRQSSIWRPSMTEVLELLRYGDDSEAARSWRIPKFTSDEVDDYSMVFGYDLPSDLILEDLF, encoded by the exons A TGGCAGGAGAGAAAAGCAAGAGATTTGGTGATCAAAGGAAAGAAGAAACCAAGAAATGGCAGTCTGTAACAAAAAATCAAACTCAAATTCGACAGGCAAAAGCATTTGTTATTTCTATGATGGGAGAATTTACAGAAACATGTCAATCTAAACAG gTAGGTTTAGAGGCTAGAGTTGGTTTTAGTTCTAATGCAGGAAGAGGTTTAATTAAAGAAGCTAAAAGTATTCCAGCTGATTATCTTCTCATTGGTGgaaaaaagaataaaacttgCAG ATATCCATTCACAATTGCAAAGTATTGTTGTGAAAGAGTTCCAGATAATTGTTCATTAGTTGTGGTAGCAAGAAAATCAGGGCAACTACCACATAACGTTCAATCCAATTCAATTCGTGTCCAAG AAAATCATCAACCTAGTTCAAGATGGCCTAAAGAAAACAACTCTCCTTCTTCAAATAAGCAAATTATTACAAGAAGTTCACCAAAAACTGTACTAAACGGTTGTGAAGGAGAAGaagatagttcaagttttggagaATCTTCAATTACTAAATCTTCATCATCAGTTTCAAGCCAATTTAAAGTACAACAAGAATATTTCAAGAAGCCAATGTCTCCGTTGAGGCGAATTTCGTCGTTTTTGCGTTCGCCTTTCGATTCAAGCTCGAGGAAGAAGAGTGCAAGTTTTCAGCATAAGGAAAAACAACAGCCTCCATTGAAGTGTTTTAGCTATGAGGAgattgcatgttctacaaactatTTTCATCTAG AGAATTTAGTGGGACAAGGAGGATATTCAGATGTATACAGAGGAGATTTTGAAGATGGAAGAACAATTGCAGTAAAGAGATTAGCAAAGGACAGTAATAATATgaacaaagaaaaagaattcCTAATGGAATTAGGTGTAATTAGTCATGTTAATCATCCAAATACAGCAAGTTTAGTTGGTTATTGCATTGAAAATGGCTTCTATCTCATCTTCAAGTTTTATCCAAATGGTACTCTCTCTTCTGCATTACATG GAAAATCAAGCAAAGCACTTGAATGGCCGATGAGATATAAAATTGCCCTTGGAATTGCAAGAGGTTTACATTATCTTCACAAATGTTGTAAACATCGTATAATACATCGCGATATTAAAGCCTCAAATGTTCTATTAGGACCAGACTACGAGCCACAG ATATCAGATTTTGGGCTAGCAAAATGGCTACCAAATAAATGGACACACCATGCTGTAATTCCAATTGAGGGTACATTTGGATACTTAGCACCAGAATATTTCATGCATGGAATTGTGGATGAAAAAATTGATGTTTTTGCTTTTGGAATTCTTCTTCTGGAAATTATCACTGGGAGAAGGCCTGTGGACTCATCAAGACAAAATCTACTTTTATGG gcgacaCCGTTGATGGAAGCTGGAAAATTGATAGAATTAGCAGATCCAAAGTTGGAGGATGAATTTGACATGGATGAATTACATAAGATGGTTCTTACAGCTTCATATTGTGTAAGACAATCCTCAATATGGCGCCCGTCGATGACCGAG GTGTTAGAGTTGTTGAGATATGGGGATGATTCTGAAGCAGCAAGGAGTTGGAGAATACCAAAATTTACGAGTGATGAAGTTGATGATTACTCAATGGTTTTTGGATATGATCTTCCTTCTGATTTAATTTTGGAAGACCTTTTCTAA
- the LOC107781020 gene encoding putative receptor-like serine/threonine-protein kinase At5g57670 isoform X1, giving the protein MMVSSTKPTKILVGISLNVEESKEILAWAIRVLANPNDTIIALHIVVAGEKSKRFGDQRKEETKKWQSVTKNQTQIRQAKAFVISMMGEFTETCQSKQVGLEARVGFSSNAGRGLIKEAKSIPADYLLIGGKKNKTCRYPFTIAKYCCERVPDNCSLVVVARKSGQLPHNVQSNSIRVQENHQPSSRWPKENNSPSSNKQIITRSSPKTVLNGCEGEEDSSSFGESSITKSSSSVSSQFKVQQEYFKKPMSPLRRISSFLRSPFDSSSRKKSASFQHKEKQQPPLKCFSYEEIACSTNYFHLENLVGQGGYSDVYRGDFEDGRTIAVKRLAKDSNNMNKEKEFLMELGVISHVNHPNTASLVGYCIENGFYLIFKFYPNGTLSSALHGKSSKALEWPMRYKIALGIARGLHYLHKCCKHRIIHRDIKASNVLLGPDYEPQISDFGLAKWLPNKWTHHAVIPIEGTFGYLAPEYFMHGIVDEKIDVFAFGILLLEIITGRRPVDSSRQNLLLWATPLMEAGKLIELADPKLEDEFDMDELHKMVLTASYCVRQSSIWRPSMTEVLELLRYGDDSEAARSWRIPKFTSDEVDDYSMVFGYDLPSDLILEDLF; this is encoded by the exons atgaTGGTTTCAAGTACTAAACCTACAAAAATTCTTGTAGGAATTTCTTTGAATGTTGAGGAAAGTAAAGAAATTCTTGCTTGGGCAATTAGAGTTTTAGCTAATCCTAATGATACCATTATAGCACTACACATTGTTG TGGCAGGAGAGAAAAGCAAGAGATTTGGTGATCAAAGGAAAGAAGAAACCAAGAAATGGCAGTCTGTAACAAAAAATCAAACTCAAATTCGACAGGCAAAAGCATTTGTTATTTCTATGATGGGAGAATTTACAGAAACATGTCAATCTAAACAG gTAGGTTTAGAGGCTAGAGTTGGTTTTAGTTCTAATGCAGGAAGAGGTTTAATTAAAGAAGCTAAAAGTATTCCAGCTGATTATCTTCTCATTGGTGgaaaaaagaataaaacttgCAG ATATCCATTCACAATTGCAAAGTATTGTTGTGAAAGAGTTCCAGATAATTGTTCATTAGTTGTGGTAGCAAGAAAATCAGGGCAACTACCACATAACGTTCAATCCAATTCAATTCGTGTCCAAG AAAATCATCAACCTAGTTCAAGATGGCCTAAAGAAAACAACTCTCCTTCTTCAAATAAGCAAATTATTACAAGAAGTTCACCAAAAACTGTACTAAACGGTTGTGAAGGAGAAGaagatagttcaagttttggagaATCTTCAATTACTAAATCTTCATCATCAGTTTCAAGCCAATTTAAAGTACAACAAGAATATTTCAAGAAGCCAATGTCTCCGTTGAGGCGAATTTCGTCGTTTTTGCGTTCGCCTTTCGATTCAAGCTCGAGGAAGAAGAGTGCAAGTTTTCAGCATAAGGAAAAACAACAGCCTCCATTGAAGTGTTTTAGCTATGAGGAgattgcatgttctacaaactatTTTCATCTAG AGAATTTAGTGGGACAAGGAGGATATTCAGATGTATACAGAGGAGATTTTGAAGATGGAAGAACAATTGCAGTAAAGAGATTAGCAAAGGACAGTAATAATATgaacaaagaaaaagaattcCTAATGGAATTAGGTGTAATTAGTCATGTTAATCATCCAAATACAGCAAGTTTAGTTGGTTATTGCATTGAAAATGGCTTCTATCTCATCTTCAAGTTTTATCCAAATGGTACTCTCTCTTCTGCATTACATG GAAAATCAAGCAAAGCACTTGAATGGCCGATGAGATATAAAATTGCCCTTGGAATTGCAAGAGGTTTACATTATCTTCACAAATGTTGTAAACATCGTATAATACATCGCGATATTAAAGCCTCAAATGTTCTATTAGGACCAGACTACGAGCCACAG ATATCAGATTTTGGGCTAGCAAAATGGCTACCAAATAAATGGACACACCATGCTGTAATTCCAATTGAGGGTACATTTGGATACTTAGCACCAGAATATTTCATGCATGGAATTGTGGATGAAAAAATTGATGTTTTTGCTTTTGGAATTCTTCTTCTGGAAATTATCACTGGGAGAAGGCCTGTGGACTCATCAAGACAAAATCTACTTTTATGG gcgacaCCGTTGATGGAAGCTGGAAAATTGATAGAATTAGCAGATCCAAAGTTGGAGGATGAATTTGACATGGATGAATTACATAAGATGGTTCTTACAGCTTCATATTGTGTAAGACAATCCTCAATATGGCGCCCGTCGATGACCGAG GTGTTAGAGTTGTTGAGATATGGGGATGATTCTGAAGCAGCAAGGAGTTGGAGAATACCAAAATTTACGAGTGATGAAGTTGATGATTACTCAATGGTTTTTGGATATGATCTTCCTTCTGATTTAATTTTGGAAGACCTTTTCTAA